A segment of the Thermus hydrothermalis genome:
GCCATGGGCAGGTTCCACTTCACCGCCTCCCCCCCGGCGAGCTGCGCCAGGGCCACGGTGATGGGTTGGCTTTCCGGCCGGGTCAGGGTCACGGCGAAGAGGAACTCGTTCCAGATCTGGGTGAACTGCCAGATGGCCACCACCACGAAGGCAGGGGCGGAAAGGGGCAGGATCACGTGGCGGAACACGCCGAAGAAGCCCGCCCCGTCTATCCGGGCGGCCTCCACCAGCTCATCGGGGATTTCGCTGTAGTAGTTTTTGAAAATCAGGGTGACGATGGGGATGCCGTAAATCACGTGCACCAGGATGAGGCCGAGGAGGGAGCCGTAGAGCCCAATGGCCTTCACGAACTGGAAAAGGGGGATGAGGATGCTCTGGTAGGGGATGAACATGCCGAAGAGCATGAGGGCGAAGAGGAGGTTGGAACCGGGAAAGGGCCACTTGGCGAGCACGTAGCCGTTCAGGGCCCCTACCATGGCGGAAAGCAGGGTGGCGGAGAGGGCCAGGACCAGGGAGTTTTGGAACTTGGGCCGGAAGGCTTCCCAAGCGATGCGGAAGCTCTCCCAGTACACGGGGTCAGGCCACTGCCAGACCGTGTCCAGGGTGATTTTGGCGGGCTCCTTGAGGGCCGTGAGAACCACCAGGTAGACGGGAAGGAGGAAAAACCCCGCCATGAGGAGGAGAAAGGCGTAGAGGAAGATCCGGCCCATCAGCGCCGCACCTCCTTTCTGAGTTGGCTTGCCAGGTAGGGGATGACCACCACGGCCACGAGAAGGAGG
Coding sequences within it:
- a CDS encoding carbohydrate ABC transporter permease is translated as MGRIFLYAFLLLMAGFFLLPVYLVVLTALKEPAKITLDTVWQWPDPVYWESFRIAWEAFRPKFQNSLVLALSATLLSAMVGALNGYVLAKWPFPGSNLLFALMLFGMFIPYQSILIPLFQFVKAIGLYGSLLGLILVHVIYGIPIVTLIFKNYYSEIPDELVEAARIDGAGFFGVFRHVILPLSAPAFVVVAIWQFTQIWNEFLFAVTLTRPESQPITVALAQLAGGEAVKWNLPMAGAILAALPTLLVYIFLGRYFLRGLLAGSVKG